One region of Eupeodes corollae chromosome 1, idEupCoro1.1, whole genome shotgun sequence genomic DNA includes:
- the LOC129945097 gene encoding jerky protein homolog-like has product MSEKNAKLMGPILLEKAQQFANELDIPDFEANLGWLHRWKKNQNNRFKRLHGESVFANEEAVNNFKELVSPKLLEKYALEDVFNADETGLLYKALPDRTYVSGNQTVSG; this is encoded by the coding sequence ATGTCGGAAAAAAACGCTAAGCTCATGGGACCCATATTGTTAGAAAAGGCTCAACAATTTGCGAACGAATTGGATATCCCTGATTTTGAAGCAAATTTAGGTTGGCTTCATCGTTGGAAAAAAAACCAGAACAATCGTTTTAAGAGGCTGCACGGTGAATCAGTTTTTGCTAATGAAGAAGCAGTAAATAATTTCAAGGAACTTGTTAGTCCCAAGCTCTTAGAAAAATATGCACTTGAAGATGTGTTCAACGCTGACGAGACTGGTTTGCTGTATAAAGCATTGCCCGATAGAACATATGTTTCAGGAAACCAAACAGTGAGCGGATAA